In Papio anubis isolate 15944 chromosome 20, Panubis1.0, whole genome shotgun sequence, the genomic window TTAGTGAAGAAGTAGGGTTTCAccccgtgttggtcaggctggtttggaactcctgaccttaggtgatctggccacctcggcctcccgaagtgctggcattacaggcgtgagccaccacaccccgccaaGGGGTTCAGTGGTATTGGAGGGCATAGTGATACCTGTtaggtgtgtgtgggtgtatggaGTTTCTGACTGCATCCCTTCCCCTGGGAGTTGGGATGGATCAGTATctgcctgtattttattttttttttttgagatggagtccggctctgttgcccaggctggaagtacagtggcacgatctcaactcactgcaacctccgcctagtgggttcaagtgattctcctgtctcaacctcccacgGAGCGCACATcgacatgcccagctaattttttttgtatttttagtacagacggggtttcaccatgttggccaggctggtctcgaactcctgacctcaggtgatccacccgactcggcctcccagagtgctgggattataggcttgagccaccgtgcccggccatctgcctgtatttttttctgtgggTGCCTGAGGGTGTCCGCCTCTGTATCTCCCCAAGGGCGCCCGGATGTCTCAGTGTCTGGTTGCAGCTCTCTCCTCTCTTAGGTGTATCTTCCCGGGTGTCTCCAAGTGTCTTAGAAGGCTTGTGTCTTGTGTGTGTCTGCTTTGTCAGGGCGTCCAGCTCCTTCCCAGTGTGTCTGGGTGTGTTAGGCGGCGCGGCCGCCTCTTTCTGTGGGTGTGTAGGTGCCTCGGAGTGTCTGGGAGAATCTCTTCCTGATGGTGTCTGGCGTATCAGGTGTATTTCTGCACGTGTGTGTCAGTCCATCAGAGGATCTGGACTTAACCTGGAATGTGTTTAGGAGTATCAGGGTCATTGGGGTCAGTTTCTCTTCCTGAGTCCGAAGGTCTGTGTGTACCCAGGAGTGTGGCAGTGCCCACCTGgctgtgtctctctgtctgtctgtgtctcctgtgtgtgtgtgtgtgtgtgtgtgtgtgtgtatctagcTGAGCAATTCTCCCTGGGTGTGTTGGTATCTCCCCACTATGTGTCTAGGCATCTCATCTGTGCAATGTACCACAGGGGAGTCTACTTAGAATGTCaggcctctttcttctttctttctttctttctttccttctttctttccttctttctttctttccatctttcctttctttctttctttctttctttctttcttttctttctttcttttctttctttctttctttttctttctttctttcttttctttctttctttctttctttctttctttctttctttctttctttctttctttctttctttctttctttctttcttttcttttctttcttctttctttctttcttttctttccattccattctttctttctttcttttctttctttcttttctttctttctttctttctttctttctttctttcctcttttcttctttttctttctttctttctttttctttctctttcttttctttctttttctttcttttattcctttattcattttgtcccattccattttcattttgttcattcattcatccttccttcttccctccctccctccctccctttcttttctttctttcttttccttctttctttctctttcttttcttccatccagtttggagtgcagtggcacgatctcagctcactgcaacctctgtctcccgagttcaagtgattctctttctcagcctcctgagtagctaggattacaggtgtgagcaattACATccggtcaatttttgtattttgtttttaagtagagatgaggttttaccatgttggccaggcttgtctcgaactcctgacctgaagtgatccacccacctcggcctcctaaagtgctgggattacaggtgtgaggcaccgcacctgacCAGCTGATTATCTCTGCGCATCTCTGAGAGTACCCATGGGTCCGGCTATGTCTCCTTCATGTGTCTGGCTGTCTCCAAGGATCTGGCTATACCTCTCTGAGTCTCTAGGCTGTATCTGAGAGTGtggcttggccaggcatggtggcttgtgcctgtaattccagcattttgggaggctgaggcagaggatcacttgaactcaggagtttgagaccagcctgactaacatggtgaaaccctgtctctaccaaaaatacaaaaattagccggtgtggtggcgggccaaCCActctgcctgtagtcctagttacccaggaggctgatgggaggatcacttgagcctgggagtcgcagtgagctgagattgtgccactgcactccaacctgggtgacggagcgagaccctgtctcaaaaaaaaaaaaaaaaaaaaaaagaaagaaagaaaaagaaaaaggagagcttGGTTGGGCCACTTCCTTTCCCCGTCTGTCTCAGAAAATCTGTCTGGATGTCCCCTATGGGTGTCCATGTGTCTCCTCTGTGAGTGTGTATCTGTCCGTATTTGTCTGGGTGTGTTTAAGAGTCGCTgtgtcggccgggtgcggtggctcaagcctgtaatcctagcactttgggaggccgagacgggcggatcacgaggtcaggagatcgagaccatcctggctaacacggtgaaaccccatctctactaaaaaatacaaaaaactagccgggcgaggtggtgggcgcctgtagtcccagctactcgggagggaggctgaggcaggagaatggcgtaaacccgggaggcggagcttgcagtgagctgagatccggccactgcactccagcctgggcaacagagtgagactccgtctcaaaaaaaaaaaaaaaaaaaatagtcgcTGTGTCTTCCCTGAGTAGGTCTGGGTGTGCCTGATGGCCTGTGTCTTTTTCTGAGGCTTTCCGGTGTATCCAAAGTTCTGACTGTGTCTCCTGCCATGCATCCCAGGGCATCTGAGGGTGTGGCTGGGTCTCCCCGGGGTCTGGGCCTCCCTTCTAGGGCGTGTAGTTAAATCCTCGCCTCGGCTGCTGGCCGAGTGTGGGAAAGCTTCTTCCCTCCCGCAAAGAGCATGGTCCCCCCACCTGCATAGTTTGAGGAGTCCTCTAGGGTCAGCTTCCCCATCTGACCCCTCCATGGCCCTGTCCCCAGACTGTGAAGCACCCCTGAAGAAGGAGGGTGGCCTCCCTGAAGGGCCCGTCCTCGAGGCTCTGCTGTGTGCAGAGACGGGGGAGAAGAAGATTgagctgaaggaggaggagaccATTATGGACTGTCAGGTAGGCCCACCCCTGGGGGACTCCCCGACATGGCTTCCTCTCACCCCTGCCGGCCGCCAGCCCGGGCCCTCATGTTCCTGCTCTGAAACCGCCCGGTTTCCTCCAGCCCTTGGGCATCCCAGTCTCCATCCTCCCAGACTTCCTCTCTGTTTGGAAGAACTCCCGACTTACGCTCTCATCCCCAATCTCCACCTCTGCCCAGAGCCCCTCAAAAGCAGGTCAGTGGCTCCTACTTTCTTGATCCGTCTCCTTTCTCTATTGCCCAGAAACAGCAGTTGCTGGAGTTTCCGCATGATCTCGAGGTGGAAGACTTGGAGGATGACATTCCCAGGAGGAAGAACAGGGCCAAAGGAAAGGTATCACCCCAAGGTTCTCCTCTCCCCTGCTCCCCTCAATGACAGGTCTCATTCGTGGAGCAGGCGCAGTGGTCGGCCCCTGCCAAGTCTGACCTCATTGAATCCCAGAACAGCCTGCAGGGGTGGGGGATttaatacccattttacagatgaggaaactgaggctcatctGTATTAAGCCATTTGCAAAGCAGAGATTATGCAGTGGGTTAGAGCTACCTTCATCCCCGTGCCGCAGAGGAAGAAGCTGAAACTTGGAGAGGTTTGAAGCCCCACAGCTAGGACGTTTGCAGAGCTGCAATTTGAATTTGCAAAAGACTctgttttctcactttcttttttccttttttttttttttttttcccgagacagagtcttgctctgtcgccaggctggagtgcagtggcgtgatctcggctcactgcaacctccgcctcctgggttcaagcgattcttctgcctcagcctcctaagtagctgggactacaggcatgcgccaccacacccggctaatttttgtatttttagtagagatggggtttcaccatgttggccaaggtggtctcgagctcttgacctactgatctgcctgccttggccttccaaagtgctgggattacaggcgtgagccgccgcgcccggcctgttttcttactttcttgGCCTCTCACTCCTGACTCTCCCTACAGGCATATGGCATCGGGGGTCTTCGGAAACGCCAGGACACCGCTTCCCTGGAGGACCGAGACAAGCCGTATGTCTGTGATAGTGAGTCCTTCTGAAGAGggggaaaggcagagagagggggGCCCAGAGAATCCCCACCTTGTGGCCCTCTGCCTCCTGTTCCAGACCCGGGTTGGGGGGATGCTCAGGTCTCTGGCCGAGTGGGGGAGGTGTGATCCTGGAGGCCAGGGTGGAGGCAGCATGGGCCTGGAGGGGCTGACAGGCCCTCCTGGCTCGCTCGCTCCCCAGTCTGTGGGAAACGGTATAAGAACCGGCCGGGGCTCAGCTACCACTACACCCACACCCACCTggctgaggaggagggggaggagaacgCCGAACGCCACGCCCTGCCCTTCCACCGGAAAAACAACCATAAACGTGAGCTGGCAGGCCAGGTGGGGGTGGTGAGGGGCCCtgggagtggggaagaggagcccagctgggggtgggggtgggggggcattAGACATTTCTGGAAAATCTCCAGCTCAGCCGTTCCCTCCCCCCACCGACCATGGGGATGCTGGCTCTGGGGTTGCCATGGCAACCAACCATCGCTCCTTCGCTCCCGGCCGGGCGTAATATTTCTGGGTCTGATTTATTGTTTCAATTAGagcttgggggtgggggggtgtgaTAGATGGCTCCCCTCCCGCCctgccttccctttctcctttctcggCTAAGCTTTGGTCAAGGGGCAGGGTCTGTGACCTGGGAGCCCTTGGCGTCCGCCCGTGCCAATCCCATGCCAGTTCTGACAGCTGAGGGATGGGGGCGGGGAGGAGGGTTTGGGAGAGGCAGCAGGGAGACACCGTCTTCCCACCTATCTctcagaggcagaggctgagtgTCCTCACCCCAGGCCACTACACACCTGGGCACCTCGGTGTTCAGAATTTTTCTTCTgagtgtctgtttctgtaccagaTCTTGGCTCGGGGTACTCTCTGAATTTGTTAGATACAAATTACTGAGGGTGCACTTGGAAGTGGGTGGCTGGGAGACATGTATGTGAGAAGGGAAGCAGGGAGCCCTTCTTCACGCTGTCTTTACCAAGTTTTGACCCAATAAAGAGGACGGGTCAGTTGTCTCAAGGAGTTGGGAAtcctgactgggtgcagtggctcacacttataatcccaccattttgggaggctggggcgggaggatcgctggaggccaggagttggagtccagcctggacaacataccaagatgctgcttttatttttaattgaaaaataaataaataaataaaaagaagagttgGGAGTCCCGATGAGAACTGTTTTCGCCTCTCCCCACGGCTTAGGGTAGCTACTCactcttcccacctccccacaccTGGACTAAGAGGTCCAtccctggggctgaggctgggggcagggtggAGCCTTGCCTGTGGTGAGAgtccctctctctgtcccccttACCCCAGAGTTTTACAAAGAATTGGCCTGGGTCCCTGAGGCACAAAGGAAACACACAGGTATGGACGCCTCCTTCTGCTCCTAACATCTGCAGCCACCTTTGCGGGGTGCCCTTGCCTGCCCCGTGCCAATGCCTGTCCGCTGTCTTGCAGCCAAGAAGGCGCCCGACGGCACTGTCATCCCCAACGGCTACTGTGACTTCTGCCTGGGGGGCTCCAAGAAGACGGGGTGTCCCGAGGACCTCATCTCCTGTGCAGACTGTGGGCGATCAGGTGACGCTCCCCACCTGAGGTTTCTGGGGGCCGGGTGCAGAGGACATTCAGGAGTGCAGacctggagggagggaggcaaggcgGTGAGGACTGAGGGGACCCCGAGCGTGTAGGGGATACTGGGGATAACCAGAGCTAGCGAGGCTGATGCAACTGCTGAGGATGGTGGGAATTGGATCGGATCAGTGAGGCTTCAGGGATAACGGGATGTGGCTCTCATGGCACTGTGGGTAGCGGCCTGTGCTTAGCATGGCATCAAGAGTAGtgagagggctgggtgcagtggctcacgtctgtaatcccagcactttgggaggccgagacgggcggatcacaaggtcaggagatcgagaccatcctggctaacacggtgaaaccccgtctctattaagaaatacaaaaaactagccaggcgaggtggcgggcacctgtagtcccagctactcgggaggctgaggccggagaatggcgtgaacccgggaggcggagcttgcagtgagctgagatccggccactgcagtccagcctgggtgacagagcgagactccgtctcaaaaaaaaaaaaaaaaaaaaaaaaagagtagtgagaggctgggtgcagtggctcacgtctgtaatcccagcactttgggaggcagaggtgggaggatcacttgaggccaggaatttgagaccagcctgagcaacatagcaagacccccatctctacaaaaaatttaaaaattagccaggtgtgttgttgcgcacctgtaatcccagcaactcaggaggctgaggctggaggctcccttgagcccaggagtttgagaccagtctgggcaacatagtgagatcccatctattaaaaacaaaattagccgggcatggtgtcgcaCCCcattagtcccagctacccaggaggctgaggtgggaggctgcttgagcccaggaggtttttttttttgagatggagtctccctctgtcacccaggctggaatgcattggcacgatcttggctcactgtaacctccgcctcctgggttcaactgattcttgcgcctcagcctcctgagtagctgggattacaggcacacgccaccatgccaggttaatttttgtatttttagtagagacagggtttcaccatgttggccaggctggtctcaaactcctgacctcaggtgatctgcctgccttggcctcccaaagtgctgggattaaaggcatgagccactgcacccggccccttgagcccaggagtttttgaCCAGTCTGGGCGACATAATGAGAgcccatctattaaaaaaaaattggccgggtgcagtggctcacatctgtaatcccagcactttgggaggctgaggtgggtggattacaaggtcaagagatcaagaccatcctggccaacatagtgaaaccccgtctctactaaaaatataaaaattggccgggcgcagtggctcaagcctgtaatcccagcactttgggaggccgaggcgggtggatcacgaggtcaggagatcgagaccatcctggctaacatggtgaaaccccgtctttactaaaaaatacaaaaaactagccgggcgtggtggcgggcgcctgtagtcccagctactcggaggctgaggcgggagaatggcgtgaacctgggaggtggagcttgcagtgagccgagatcgcgccactgcactccagcctgggcgacagagcaagactccgtctcaaaaaaaaaaaaaaatatatatatatatataaattatctgggtgtggtggcgcgtgcctgtaatcccagctactctggagactgaggcaggagaatcgcttgaacccaggactccgaggtttcagtgagctgagatcgcaccactgcactccagcctgggtgtcagagcaagactccgtctcaaaaaaaaaagctgggtatgGTTTCGCACCccattagtcccagctactcgggaggctgaggtgggaggattgctggagcccgggaggtcaagcctgcagagTGGGCTCTcatggcaccactgtgctccagcctgggcaacagagtgagaccctgtttcaaaaaccaaaacaagacaaaaggaGTAGCAAGAGACGGGGGTCAAGGTGTGGCGGATAGTGGGCTGTGCGGTGTAAGTGACGGATGCCACCACCTGGGCACTGGTAGCAGGACGAGCTTGCCGTAGAATTGTGGCTTACAGAACGTGGTTTCCTGTGGTGGACTTGTGGGCAATACAGACTGGATGCCACAGCACAGTAGGCCATGCATTGTGGTTGTCATGGCATCTTGGGTAGTGAAATGTGGTTGTCATGGCAACTCGGTATCATGGAATGTAGTTGTGATGGCACCGGGGCCGTGGTTGCAGGGGGCGGGCACCACGGGTCGTGGCTGCAGGTCGCAGCTGCGGGTGTCTCTGCACCGGGGCCGTGGAATGACGGACAGCCTGGCGCTCCACAGTATTGTCAGTAACAATTTGGTTGCTGGGGCATCATGTAGAATGGGCTTTAGTTGCACGAAACCAAGGTGTGGGGACCCCGTTGTGGAAGGCGGTTGCCATGGCATTGTGGCTGGGAGAGTGCGGTCGCCACGCTGCTGCGGTTAACAGGACCCTGGCCGTTCTGCTGTGGGTAATGGAATGTGGCTGTCTCAGCACGGTGGTTAACAGAAGGTGGTTGCCACAGTGTTGTGGGTGGTAGAAAGTGGTTGCCACAGCACTGTGGGTAATGGAATGCGGTTGCCATGGCGTTCAGGGGAGCAGAGTGTGGTTGCCATGGTGGTTGTGGTAGGAGACTGTGGTGGCCGGGGGACAGCTGCTGGCCACGTGGTTGCTGGGCAGGTGTGGGGTCAGGCTGTGGACCCCGGCAGCTCATCCCGGCCTCATCAGCTGGGAGTAGGGGCTGAGCGATGGTTCCCCTGGTGGTCAGTGCCCACCAGGGGCACGCTGACCTCCTAACTGCACCCCTGTCCCTTGGCCCCCAGGACACCCCTCATGTTTACAATTCACGGTGAACATGACGGCAGCTGTGCGGACCTACCGCTGGCAGTGCATTGAGTGCAAATCCTGCAGCCTGTGCGGAACCTCCGAGAACGACGTGAGTGCCGCCCGCCCCCCGCGTGCCCTGCTGCCCGCCCCGCTTGGCACATCCACCTCCGCTCCTCGAGCTTAAAGCCTGTGTCTGAGCCCTCCCTGGTGAACGCGAGTCCCCTGTGTTACCATCATGCTGGTGTCCATAAATTGAACCCGGCACTttctcctctttgtctctctgacTCCTCCCAACCACCCTCTGAAGCAGGGGGTCTTGTTCCCACTTCGCAGGGAAGAAACCGagctcagagagggaaagagacctGGCCAGGGTCAGCCAGCTAGGGAAATGGAAGAGCTGAGATGTAAAGCCATGACCACTGCTGGCAGAGCTGGTATCAGATCGTCTTAGGATTGTTTAAAGCCTtccacaggccgggcgcggtggctcacgcctataatcccagcactctgggagaggctgaggtgggtggatcacctgaggtcaggagttccagaccagcctggccaacatggtgaaaccccgtttctacaaaagtacaaaaattagctgggtgcctgtagtcccagctacttgggaggctgaggcaggagaatctcttgaacttaggaggtggagattgcagtgaaccgagatggcgccactgcgcactccagcctgggtgacagagcgagattccgtctcaaaaacaaaaacaaaagccatgaCTGTTGCAGGCAGAGCCGGTATCAGATCATCTTGGTGTCATATAAGGCCTTCcacaggctgggagtggtggcccacccatgtaatcccagcactttgggaggctgaggagttttgagcccagcagttctagaccagcctgggcaacatagtgagacccccatctctacaaaaaattaaaaaaaaaaaaaaaaaaaaaaacagccaggcgtggtggcccacacctgtagtcccagctcaggtggctgaggcaggagaatcacttgagcccaggagtgtgaggctgcagtgagctgtgactgcaccactgcacttccagcctgggcaacagggtaggaccctgtctctaaaaatataaaataataataataataaaccttcCGCAGAGCCTTGTGAAACCCCCACTATAAATCCTTATGAAACCCCCGCTATAAATCGCGAAGGGACCGTCCCGAGGGATATATGCCTGGCTAAGCAGTGTTGTGCACACATTTCCTGCTGCTAAGACCTTCTCAGAGACTTTCTTGGCAGGCCTCACCTCCCCCCAGCCCCCTTGACCtagcccctgccccagccccccacccccgttTCTGGTGCCCGTGCCCCCAGGGTGCCAGCTGGGCGGGTCTCACCCCCCAGGACCAGCTGCTGTTTTGTGACGACTGCGATCGGGGTTACCACATGtactgcctcagcccccccatGGCGGAGCCCCCGGAAGGtgagaggagaggcaggcacCACGTGGGCGGGGGGGTGGGAACGCCCATCTCCCGGTTGTCGAGAACTGTGTCCTCTGGGTGGGAAGCGGCTGGGGCAGCCCTCCCGGACCTGGGCCTGACTCCAGCTTCGGCCGCCCCCGCAGGGAGCTGGAGCTGTCACCTCTGTCTTCGGCACCTGAAGGAAAAGGCTTCCGCTTACATCACCCTCACCTAGGCCGGCTCGGCGCTGGGACTCTGGGGTGGTGCTCGCCTACCTGCCTCTCTGAGCTCCTCACTTCTCCTCCACCCTGAATGCCCCGCAGCGGGAGCGGGAGAGGGGGAAGCCGAGAGGGGGCTGGGCCACCCCCTCCCCTCTGTGCAAGTGGAATGTCTGCCCTGTGGGTGGGTGGGCCCGGCCAgggcctctccctccctccctccctctctgtccctTGGCAAATGGACACCAGGGGCTTCTCCCCTCAAAGCCATACCCCGCCTCTGGGCGGGCATGGGGGGTGGTGGGTGCCAGCCAGGGGCATGGACAGAgcctttttctaaagaaaaagacaaaaagttaaaaaaaaaaaaaaaagaaaaaaaaggaaaagaagttaatATATACAAAGAGTCCTCCAAGGCCTGGCTGGGTGGAGGGGCGCTGCTGAGAGCGTCCACTGGGCCCCCGCCTCTGCCGGCCCCCTGCCGGGCGCCCGAACCCCAATTTCTGGAGCTGCAGCCGTCCCGCGCCCCACCCAAGGTGGGCACCTTCCCCTCCTGTGCCCAGGGCGGTGGGCGTGGTGTCCACCTGCCCCTCCCGGTGCCCACGGTGGATACTGCATGATGTGAACCTTGGTTTTGAACTCTGTTCCTGCCCCTCCCCGACCGCCCTGGCCTGTGCCCGCCCCGTGCCTGCCGTGGCTGGTGGGTGGCGGTGGTGGGGCCGGGTGGGCCCCCGCCCAGCGCCTGCTGGTATGAGAAGCACAGACTCCGCCACGgactccttttccctccctcctccgcCCTCCTCCCGCCCCGCCAGGCCTGGCGGCCCCCGCCCCCCTCACTGGCCATTTTGGGGGGAGTGAGGGGGCGTGGTTGTTTCTtgtggttgtgtgtgtttgttgttcgggtttttaaaaagggaaactgagactgCAGGTGGGGGAGGTGGTGGGTTTTGGGGGGATGTCCCCCAATCCAGGAGTGCCCTCCCACTTGTCACCGAGTCTCCTCTATTGCCTGCCTCTGCTGTGAATTAACTTGTTCTGTGTATTAAACTGGGCCTGACCCCTCTGCCCACGACTGCCTCGTTCTCCTGTCTGGTTTGGGGCATCACCAAGAAGGAgggccaggggtggggagggCCTTGTAGGGGGTGAGGCGACCAGCCAGCCCCTACTTCCAtccacctccttctcctcccGCCTGCACCCTGTCTCTCCCCGGCTTTGTCCCAGCTCCGCCTTGCTTTGccagaaaggaggagaagggggatggggtggaggggCTCCCGCCCAGCCAGCTGTGGTTGCCCCGGCAACGGGCTGCTGCAGCTGCAGCGGGCGCAGccaagagggaggcaggagccgGGCCgggggaagggaagggctggGAAGAGGACGGTGGGTTGGCCCCTCCTGAGACTAGGGTGGGGAACGGGGGTGTCAGGAGGTGTCATCCCAGGCCCAGACATCTCCAGGGAGCTCCCTGTCCTGGATGTGGGGCAAATCAGCAGTGGGGATGGGGTGGAAAGAGAGGTACTAAGGGAGGGCAGGAGGGTATCTAGACACTGGCACTGGGAGAGAGACTGAGATGTGGGCGACACGTGGGGGGCGGGAGTGAGGAGTGAGGGAACTAGGACACAgatcaggagagagaaagagatgaggaCAGTCACACAGTTAttgagagaatcagaaaaaagagCAGGAGGGTGCAGAAGGGAGAGACAGGAGGAAGGactgggagagaggaagggagcagGGGTGAGAAGGAGGTTTAGTGGGAGAGGGAATAACAGTAATAAAGAATGGCTGACATGCTGGGAGaggcgggaggaggaggaggatggtgaTTGGGGAAGAGCAGCAGCAGATTTAGGGAAAGGTCCTCCAGGAGGGGAGACAGAGGAGCCACATTGTGGGTGGAGAGAGAGACTTGGGATCAGGGACAGGCAAAGTCCCAGGACAACAGGCAGAGAGGGGGAGAGACGCAGGTagcaggggagaggaggagaagacagAATTTAGGGGAACAGCAGAACAATCTGCAGAGAGAGCCAGAGGTATGAGGGACCCAGAAAGATTGGGGAGGAGAGACAGGGAGGTCCGAGACGGGCAGAGGAAGCTAGAAACTGGGACACGAAGGGACGGGCCAGGCCTCAAAGCACAGTTCGGGCGCGACCAGGGGCTGGCGTGCGTGCGAGTTGTGGGGTGCTGGAAGCAGCTGGCGTGGCTCCGGCGCCAGGAGAGGATGTGAGAACAGCCTGTTCCCAGGCTTCCCGCCCCCTTCGCCTGGTGGCGGGGGGAGGGCAGTGCGGGTTGAGGACGGGGCGTCGAGGAGGAGGGCGGAGACTGGGAGAGTGTCTGGAGAACTCCAGAATTTTTAGGAGACGTGGGAATGGCTGGTCCTGCTCCTCCGGATGCCAGCCCCACGCcttttggaaaaacattttttggagGGGGCAGGGTCTGAGTCAGAGAAGCACTGGGTTTTAGCTCAGGGATGTGAAACTCCATGACAGGTACATGGGTAAGGGGGGCAGAGAGACCCCACCTGGCCAGCCCCATCAGGAGTCTAGGCTTCCCTCAAGGCGCTGCACTTCGGGATTTTCAGGAGGAATTTCCTGATTCCGAAATCAGTTTGATCCGGATTCCCAAAATGCAAATGTTCATCAGGCCAGATGCAGATCTGCGGCGATGAGGGGCTGCTTCCTACCCCCAAAGCATTCACTTGGCAACTGGCAGTGGGGGTCTCCTCCCACCTCTACAGACTGAAGAGGGACAGTGTCCCAAACGCAGCCATGTGGCGGGGACCAAAGGAGGCAGGGGCCCCTTGTGAGTCTTGCAGCAAAGGAAAGATCAACCAAGCTGGAAACCTGGCCTTCTTCATGTGcaatctccattaaaaaaaaaaaaaaagttaagccaggcatgggcacagcagctcacacctgtaatccagcactttgggagggtgaggtgggcagatcacttgaggtcaggagttcgagaccagcctggccaacatggtgagatctcatctctacaaacatacaaaaattagccgggtgcctgtgatcccggctacttgggaggctaag contains:
- the DPF1 gene encoding zinc finger protein neuro-d4 isoform X4 encodes the protein MATAIQNPLKSLGEDFYREAIEHCRSYNARLCAERSLRLPFLDSQTGVAQNNCYIWMEKTHRGPGLAPGQIYTYPARCWRKKRRLNILEDPRLRPCEYKIDCEAPLKKEGGLPEGPVLEALLCAETGEKKIELKEEETIMDCQKQQLLEFPHDLEVEDLEDDIPRRKNRAKGKAYGIGGLRKRQDTASLEDRDKPYVCDICGKRYKNRPGLSYHYTHTHLAEEEGEENAERHALPFHRKNNHKQFYKELAWVPEAQRKHTAKKAPDGTVIPNGYCDFCLGGSKKTGCPEDLISCADCGRSGHPSCLQFTVNMTAAVRTYRWQCIECKSCSLCGTSENDGASWAGLTPQDQLLFCDDCDRGYHMYCLSPPMAEPPEGSWSCHLCLRHLKEKASAYITLT
- the DPF1 gene encoding zinc finger protein neuro-d4 isoform X6, whose translation is MWTSEGGLGEDFYREAIEHCRSYNARLCAERSLRLPFLDSQTGVAQNNCYIWMEKTHRGPGLAPGQIYTYPARCWRKKRRLNILEDPRLRPCEYKIDCEAPLKKEGGLPEGPVLEALLCAETGEKKIELKEEETIMDCQKQQLLEFPHDLEVEDLEDDIPRRKNRAKGKAYGIGGLRKRQDTASLEDRDKPYVCDICGKRYKNRPGLSYHYTHTHLAEEEGEENAERHALPFHRKNNHKQFYKELAWVPEAQRKHTAKKAPDGTVIPNGYCDFCLGGSKKTGCPEDLISCADCGRSGHPSCLQFTVNMTAAVRTYRWQCIECKSCSLCGTSENDGASWAGLTPQDQLLFCDDCDRGYHMYCLSPPMAEPPEGSWSCHLCLRHLKEKASAYITLT
- the DPF1 gene encoding zinc finger protein neuro-d4 isoform X1 — encoded protein: MGGLSARPTAGRTDPAGTCWGQDPGSKMATVIPGPLSLGEDFYREAIEHCRSYNARLCAERSLRLPFLDSQTGVAQNNCYIWMEKTHRGPGLAPGQIYTYPARCWRKKRRLNILEDPRLRPCEYKIDCEAPLKKEGGLPEGPVLEALLCAETGEKKIELKEEETIMDCQKQQLLEFPHDLEVEDLEDDIPRRKNRAKGKAYGIGGLRKRQDTASLEDRDKPYVCDICGKRYKNRPGLSYHYTHTHLAEEEGEENAERHALPFHRKNNHKQFYKELAWVPEAQRKHTAKKAPDGTVIPNGYCDFCLGGSKKTGCPEDLISCADCGRSGHPSCLQFTVNMTAAVRTYRWQCIECKSCSLCGTSENDGASWAGLTPQDQLLFCDDCDRGYHMYCLSPPMAEPPEGSWSCHLCLRHLKEKASAYITLT
- the DPF1 gene encoding zinc finger protein neuro-d4 isoform X3, which gives rise to MGGLSARPTAGRTDPAGTCWGQDPGSKMATVIPGPLSLGEDFYREAIEHCRSYNARLCAERSLRLPFLDSQTGVAQNNCYIWMEKTHRGPGLAPGQIYTYPARCWRKKRRLNILEDPRLRPCEYKIDCEAPLKKEGGLPEGPVLEALLCAETGEKKIELKEEETIMDCQKQQLLEFPHDLEVEDLEDDIPRRKNRAKGKAYGIGGLRKRQDTASLEDRDKPYVCDICGKRYKNRPGLSYHYTHTHLAEEEGEENAERHALPFHRKNNHKPKKAPDGTVIPNGYCDFCLGGSKKTGCPEDLISCADCGRSGHPSCLQFTVNMTAAVRTYRWQCIECKSCSLCGTSENDGASWAGLTPQDQLLFCDDCDRGYHMYCLSPPMAEPPEGSWSCHLCLRHLKEKASAYITLT